One Streptomyces sp. R28 DNA window includes the following coding sequences:
- a CDS encoding VOC family protein: MDILGTTLRVCVDDLERAVPFYERLAGGTALRFERGGVQVAAVGCFLLMSGPAAELEVLRKVAATIAVKDVEEAHQVLSDLGAHIIAGPVTTPGGRNLIAMHPDGAIYEYVDRQG; the protein is encoded by the coding sequence ATGGACATCCTGGGAACCACGCTGCGCGTGTGCGTCGACGACCTGGAGAGGGCAGTCCCCTTCTACGAGCGCCTCGCGGGCGGCACAGCCCTCCGCTTCGAACGGGGCGGCGTGCAGGTGGCCGCGGTCGGGTGCTTCCTGCTGATGAGCGGCCCGGCGGCCGAGCTCGAGGTGCTGCGCAAGGTCGCGGCGACGATCGCCGTCAAGGACGTCGAGGAGGCCCACCAGGTGCTCAGCGACCTGGGCGCCCACATCATCGCGGGTCCGGTCACGACGCCGGGGGGCCGCAATCTGATCGCCATGCATCCGGACGGGGCGATCTACGAGTACGTGGACCGTCAGGGCTGA
- a CDS encoding phage holin family protein, with product MNRLDHLEHLDKELVDELAQVARETVRDELREQTRRQRRRAMLYAGSGAVALYAGASLALALGLGLATALPDWAAALITAVILGVVAYVLRGVARPSASRPTGEHEAELAAAHGRTVGGSAPAAPPGGLGLPYPPMPAGPPGTGVPGAVTPDMPDARTPHPHDIDPEQPHHRA from the coding sequence ATGAACCGCTTGGATCATCTTGAGCACCTGGACAAGGAACTGGTCGACGAGCTGGCACAGGTGGCGCGCGAGACCGTGCGTGACGAGCTGCGTGAGCAGACGCGCAGGCAGCGCCGCCGGGCCATGCTGTACGCCGGCTCCGGCGCCGTCGCCCTGTACGCGGGCGCGTCCCTCGCGCTCGCCCTGGGGCTCGGCCTGGCCACCGCGCTGCCGGACTGGGCCGCCGCGCTGATCACCGCGGTCATCCTCGGTGTGGTGGCGTATGTGCTGCGAGGCGTGGCACGCCCGTCGGCGTCCCGGCCGACGGGCGAGCACGAGGCCGAGTTGGCCGCCGCCCACGGACGCACCGTCGGCGGCTCGGCACCGGCCGCCCCGCCGGGTGGGCTCGGTCTGCCGTACCCGCCGATGCCGGCCGGCCCGCCCGGGACGGGAGTGCCCGGTGCGGTGACGCCGGACATGCCGGATGCGCGGACGCCGCATCCGCACGACATCGACCCCGAGCAGCCG